DNA from Roseimicrobium sp. ORNL1:
GAGCCGACTTCAAGCTCGACAAGAACGGCAACATCGCCGCCGGCATTGGCAAGGTCAGCTTCGATGCGAAGGCCCTTGTTGAGAACGGCAACGCTCTCATCGAAGCCGTTATGCGCGCCCGCCCCGCCAGTGCGAAGGGTCGCTACGTGGCGAGCATCACGCTCGCTTCCACCATGTCCCCCGGCGTGAAGGTGGACGTCACCAAGTACCTCAAGATCGCCGCTTAACGGGAAGGACCCCAGACCATGAAAGCTGAAAAGACTGTTTTGATTGACCACCTTCTCCAGAAGGTGAACGCCTCCCCGTTCCTGTTCGTCGTGGACTATGCTGGTCTCACCGTCGACAAGTTCGAAGAGCTGCGCAAGCGCCTCCGCGCCACCGGTGCTGAGATGCATGTGTACAAGAACACCCTTGTGAAGCAGGCCACCACGAAGGCCGGACTTCCTGCCGAGCTCGGCGAGTCCCTCACCGGACAGACCGCCATCGTGACTGGTGAGAAGGACGTCTGCGCCGCCGCGAAGGTGATGAAGACCTTCTCGACCGAGTTCCAGAAGCCCCAGCTCAAGGCTGGCGTGCTCGACGGCAAGTTCCTCGGTGTCGACAACATCAACAACCTGGCCGACCTGCCTTCCCGCGAAGTGCTCCTTGGCCAGCTCCTCGGTGTTCTCCAGGCTCCCGCTTCCACGTTGGTTCGCCTCCTCAACGAACCCGCCGCTTCTCTTGCCCGCGTCCTCAAGGCCAAAGGCGAACAAGCAGCGTAATCATTATTTCACCCCTTTGATTAGATGGCGGGGGAGACCCCGCCTGAACGTCCAAACATCCAATGGTTCCTTGCCGGGCTGGAAGCTTCCAGCCTCAAAATACCCGGAGCTCCGGGTGACGGCGACACCGAAATACTACTATGGCAGACCTGAATAACATCGTTGATACCCTCAGCGGCCTTACCGTCCTGGAAGTCGCTGAACTTGTGAAGACCCTTGAAGACAAGTGGGGCGTGAGCGCCGCCGCTCCTGTCGCCGTCGCTGGCCCCGCTACCGGTGGCCCTGCCGCTCCTGCGGCTGTTGAGAAGACCGAGTTCGACGTCATCCTCGTTGATGGTGGCGGCAACAAGATTGCGGTCATTAAGGAAGTGCGCGGACTCGTCGCAGGCCTCGGCCTCGCCGAAGCCAAGGCCCTCGTCGAAAAAGGCGGAGCCAAGGTCAAGGAAGGCGTCAAGAAAGAGGAAGCCGAAGAAGCCAAGAAGAAGCTCGAAGCTGCCGGCGCCAAAGTCGAGATCAAGTAAGTGCTTTTACACCCGTGATTCGCGGCCCCTGTGGTCGCGAATCACACCTCCCCGAAAACAGACACCCGCAATGCCGATTTTTTCCCCTTTCTGCCAGTCACCCCGCACCGTTTCGGTGCGCCGTGCCTGCAGAATGGGTCGCGGTCTGCCTCTCTGTTTTGCGCCCCGGATGCGTTCGCATCCGGCGGCGTTTTTGTCTTCAAATTCAGTGAAATAACATAGGCCCGCTTCCGAGTCCCGGTCGCGTCGCCGCCCTGCCGCCCCCCATTTCACCGGAACGTCCTTCCGGATTTGCTCCAACCCTTGCCAACTCACAGCCACCCCGTCGTATGTCCCAGCGCATTAACTTTGGCAAACTGAAGGAACCTGTTGACCCGCCGAATCTGATCGAGATTCAGTTGAGGTCCTACGAGGAGTTCTTGCAAAAGGACGTCACTCCGAGCAAGCGCAAGGACATCGGCCTGCAGGCAGTTTTCCGTGAAGTCTTCCCGATCGCCAGTTACGACGAGAAGATGACGCTCGATTTCACGCATTACGAAATCGGCGAACC
Protein-coding regions in this window:
- the rplJ gene encoding 50S ribosomal protein L10 is translated as MKAEKTVLIDHLLQKVNASPFLFVVDYAGLTVDKFEELRKRLRATGAEMHVYKNTLVKQATTKAGLPAELGESLTGQTAIVTGEKDVCAAAKVMKTFSTEFQKPQLKAGVLDGKFLGVDNINNLADLPSREVLLGQLLGVLQAPASTLVRLLNEPAASLARVLKAKGEQAA
- the rplL gene encoding 50S ribosomal protein L7/L12, coding for MADLNNIVDTLSGLTVLEVAELVKTLEDKWGVSAAAPVAVAGPATGGPAAPAAVEKTEFDVILVDGGGNKIAVIKEVRGLVAGLGLAEAKALVEKGGAKVKEGVKKEEAEEAKKKLEAAGAKVEIK